GCGGCGGCGGTGAACCCGCGGCAATAACAGACTGTCTCAATTTTGGTAATCCTGAAAAGCCTGAGATAATGTGGCAGTTTCAGCAGGCAGTCGAGGGTATCTCTGCTGTGTGCCGCAGCTTTAATATCCCGGTTATCAGCGGTAATGTGAGTTTATATAATGAAACAAATGATATCTCTATCTATCCAACACCGGTTATAGGTATGGCAGGAATCATTGAAGATGCCTCAAAACGGATGACGCAGTATTTTAAAAAGGAAGGTGATATAATAATACTTCTCGGTGAGAATAGGGAAGAAATCGGTATGAGTGAGTATCTGAAAGAGATACATTATAAGATACGGGGTGTTCCGCCTCAGCTTGACCTTGAATTGGAGAAGAAGGTTCAGGATATGTGTCTTGCAGGGATAAGAGAAGGGTTAATAAAATCAGCACATGACACATCTGAGGGCGGACTTGCAATAGCCCTTGCTGAATCCTGCATAACGGCTGAGGGAAAAAACAAGGGTGCGGAAGTGGAATTGGATGATGATATACGGCCCGATGCCTTATTATTTGGAGAGACACAGTCCCGTATTATTATTACTGTTGAAAAGGAAAGTGCAGACCGACTTAAAGATATGGCAGCAGAAAAGAATGTCCCTGTCAAGATAATCGGTAAAGTCGGCGGTGCAATGCTTATAATCAAACACAACTCGAAAGTACTGATTACTACAACAGTACAGGAAATGTCGGATGCATGGCGAAAGGCGATTCCATCGCATCTTGGAGAATGAAAAGAAGAAGTCAGAAGTTAGAAGTAAGAAGTAAGACAAGACAAGATTCCCTTTTCCAACCTAAAATTCCCCCTCCCTTGAAGGGAGGGGGGAGGGTGGGGGTGGGCTATGGAGATTTTCGGATGTTGAATTCATGGAGAACTAACTAATATGTGCGGCATATTTGGAATATACAATCATCCTGAGGCAGCTAATCTTGTGTACCTTGGGCTTCACGGATTACAGCACAGGGGGCAGGAAGGCTCAGGCATTGTTTCCTCTGATGGCACCAACATATACTGTGAGAAGGGGATGGGGCTTGTTTCAGAGATATTTAAGGGTTCTGCCCTTTCCAGACTTAAAGGCCACATTGCAATAGGTCATAACAGGTATTCCACTTACGGGGCAAGCGTAATAGAGAATGTACAGCCTATAGTTGTGAATTACGCACTCGGGACAATGGCCCTTGCACACAACGGAAACCTTGTTAATGCAGGCTTTTTGCGAAGTGAGCTTGAGGCGTATGGTTCTATCTTTCAGTCTTCGATAGACAGCGAGGTTATTGTGCATCTAATCGCAGTGTCGAAAGAGCGAACACTACTTGACAGAGTTATAGGTGCATTGAAAAGGGTAAGAGGTGCATACTCCCTTCTGATTTCTACTGACAAGGAATTGATCGGTATAAGGGACTCTTATGGATTCCGCCCGCTTTCGCTCGGGGAGCTTGATGGGGCTTATGTCCTGACATCAGAGACAACCACATTGGGGCTGGTCGGTGCAAGGTTTGTGAGGGACTTATTGCCGGGAGAGATTGTTGTAATTAATGAAAACGGGGTCAACTCTTACATGCCTTTTCAAAGGACAAAGGAGGCTATGTGCGTATTTGAGCATATATACTTTGCGCGTCCTGACAGTTGTTTGTTCGGAGAAAGTGTGAATCTGGTTCGTAAGAAGATGGGCATGGTTATGGCTAAGGAGTCTTATGTGGACGCAGATGTTGTTATCCCAGTCCCGGATTCCGGTGTGCCTGCTGCACTTGGATTTGCAGAGGGGAGCGGTATTCCGTATGATAACGGACTTATCAGAAGTCATTACGTCGGGAGGACGTTTATAGAACCCAAGCAGACGATAAGAAATTTCGGCGTCAGGCTTAAGCTAAGCCCTGTAAAAGAGATATTAAACGGCAAGAGGGTAGTGGTGATTGATGATTCTATTGTAAGGGGTACTACCAGCCGCAAAATTGTTTCAATGATAAGGGACGCAGGCGCCCGTGAGGTGCACATGCGTATCGCATCCC
The Nitrospirota bacterium DNA segment above includes these coding regions:
- a CDS encoding amidophosphoribosyltransferase, translated to MCGIFGIYNHPEAANLVYLGLHGLQHRGQEGSGIVSSDGTNIYCEKGMGLVSEIFKGSALSRLKGHIAIGHNRYSTYGASVIENVQPIVVNYALGTMALAHNGNLVNAGFLRSELEAYGSIFQSSIDSEVIVHLIAVSKERTLLDRVIGALKRVRGAYSLLISTDKELIGIRDSYGFRPLSLGELDGAYVLTSETTTLGLVGARFVRDLLPGEIVVINENGVNSYMPFQRTKEAMCVFEHIYFARPDSCLFGESVNLVRKKMGMVMAKESYVDADVVIPVPDSGVPAALGFAEGSGIPYDNGLIRSHYVGRTFIEPKQTIRNFGVRLKLSPVKEILNGKRVVVIDDSIVRGTTSRKIVSMIRDAGAREVHMRIASPPVKFPCYYGIDTPVRKELIASKMTVDDICRHLTADTLSYLSIEGMLSALDTSPDKFCTACFNGEYPIPFTEEEIKQLGLFEASLCSG